From one Flavobacterium kingsejongi genomic stretch:
- a CDS encoding outer membrane beta-barrel family protein: MKNLKLVVTFMLLCAGLVSWAQEAPGSKVKVSGTVVDKDTKQPLEYATVTINSTTNPKGIYGGMTESNGGFSFDVPTGSYTIKIDFISFKSQEYPAREITANTNLGTIPLGIDAQQLDAVEVTAEKSTVEFKLDKKIYNVGQDMMVKGGTVSDVLDNVPSVTVDAEGNVSLRGNGSVKILIDGKPSGMIGINVADALRMLPADSVDKVEIITNPSARYDAEGGGGIINIILKKGKAQGLNGTVTASTGNPETYGITGNINYRSKHFNLFTTQGYNYRKNPGNSMTNTEYLMNTNPNERFLEERRKNERQSQGYNGTIGAEIFLDKTTSWTNTLSYRKSDGSNPDNVNLNYFDASRNNTRYVNRFNDQNNDSKNLEYSTNFIKKFKKDGHQLSVDASFSRNDDHDDSTISTTDNDYVAATTTLGSQRTGNAQTQNRNLIQADYVLPIGEQSRFEAGYRGNFSKLTTDYSVEALQDGIWVNDPLYTNTLEYKEKVNALYTQFGSKVNKFSYLLGLRWEDSNIDINQLTTNAFKNKKYNNFFPSAFVSYELNDSSNLTLSYSKRISRPRSRSINPFSNISSTANQFIGNPDLNPSYTNSFDLGYMMKWDQVTLNSSMYFNHTKDAEQYVRTQETISGNPVLVTKPVNVGYEDRFGFEFNVGYNPYKWWKLNSNFNFYRNETRGDYSYTNLENETFTQNFNNTAYSWFTRVSSKVTLPYKIDWQTNATYNGAEKNAQGRSKGIISANMALSKDVLKDKATIALNASDLFNSRKRKMETNLPTQNSYSEMQWRQRQITLSFTYRFNKPKTEREKQTRKETDSNGGEDYMGG; the protein is encoded by the coding sequence ATGAAAAATTTAAAATTAGTAGTTACTTTTATGTTACTGTGTGCGGGACTGGTTTCCTGGGCTCAGGAAGCACCGGGATCAAAAGTAAAAGTATCCGGAACGGTAGTCGATAAAGACACCAAACAACCCCTGGAATATGCTACAGTAACCATTAACAGTACCACAAATCCCAAAGGAATTTATGGTGGAATGACCGAGTCCAATGGTGGTTTCAGCTTTGATGTCCCGACTGGGAGCTATACCATTAAAATTGATTTCATCTCTTTTAAATCCCAGGAATATCCGGCACGTGAAATCACGGCGAACACCAATCTTGGTACAATTCCCTTGGGTATTGATGCACAGCAACTGGATGCAGTGGAAGTTACCGCAGAAAAATCAACCGTTGAATTTAAGCTTGACAAAAAAATATATAATGTAGGCCAGGACATGATGGTAAAAGGTGGAACCGTAAGTGATGTACTGGATAACGTCCCTTCTGTTACCGTAGATGCCGAAGGAAATGTAAGCCTTCGTGGTAATGGCAGCGTAAAAATCCTGATTGATGGCAAACCATCCGGGATGATCGGTATTAATGTGGCGGATGCGTTACGTATGCTACCGGCAGATTCTGTAGATAAAGTAGAGATCATTACCAACCCCTCTGCACGCTATGATGCTGAAGGTGGCGGTGGTATCATCAACATCATCCTGAAAAAAGGAAAAGCACAGGGATTAAACGGGACTGTAACGGCCTCTACGGGAAATCCGGAAACGTATGGTATTACCGGGAATATAAATTACCGTAGTAAACATTTTAATTTATTTACTACACAAGGCTATAACTACAGGAAAAACCCAGGTAATTCGATGACCAATACCGAATACCTGATGAATACCAATCCGAATGAGCGATTCCTGGAAGAACGTCGTAAAAACGAACGCCAGAGCCAGGGCTATAATGGAACAATTGGCGCTGAAATATTCTTAGACAAAACGACAAGCTGGACCAATACATTATCGTATCGAAAAAGCGACGGTAGCAATCCGGATAATGTCAACTTGAATTATTTTGATGCGAGCCGTAATAACACGCGTTATGTTAACCGTTTCAACGATCAGAATAACGACAGCAAAAACCTGGAATACAGTACTAATTTCATCAAAAAATTCAAAAAAGATGGCCACCAGCTTTCTGTTGATGCCTCTTTTTCCCGTAATGATGATCATGATGACTCTACCATCTCCACTACGGATAATGATTATGTAGCGGCTACAACTACCTTGGGAAGCCAGCGTACCGGTAATGCACAAACTCAAAACAGAAACCTCATCCAGGCAGATTATGTATTGCCTATTGGAGAACAAAGCCGTTTTGAGGCTGGATACCGTGGTAACTTCTCAAAACTGACTACTGATTACTCTGTAGAAGCCTTACAGGATGGAATCTGGGTTAATGATCCTTTATATACCAATACGTTAGAATACAAGGAAAAAGTAAACGCATTGTATACCCAATTTGGTTCTAAGGTCAATAAATTCTCTTATTTATTAGGATTGCGATGGGAAGACAGTAATATTGATATCAATCAGCTTACCACGAATGCATTCAAAAATAAAAAATACAATAACTTTTTCCCAAGCGCATTTGTATCCTATGAACTGAATGATTCCAGTAACCTGACCTTAAGTTATAGCAAAAGGATTTCGCGACCACGCTCCCGCTCTATTAACCCGTTCTCTAACATTTCAAGTACTGCAAACCAGTTTATCGGAAACCCGGACCTGAATCCATCGTATACTAATTCCTTTGATTTAGGCTATATGATGAAATGGGATCAGGTAACGCTGAACAGCTCAATGTACTTCAACCATACTAAGGATGCAGAGCAGTATGTACGTACTCAGGAAACTATTTCCGGAAATCCGGTTTTAGTAACTAAACCGGTGAATGTGGGTTATGAAGACCGTTTTGGTTTTGAATTTAATGTTGGCTATAATCCATACAAATGGTGGAAGCTGAACAGTAATTTTAATTTCTACCGAAATGAAACGCGTGGTGACTATAGCTATACCAATTTGGAAAACGAAACGTTTACCCAAAATTTCAATAACACAGCCTATTCCTGGTTTACGAGAGTGAGTTCTAAAGTAACGTTGCCGTATAAAATCGACTGGCAGACGAACGCTACCTATAATGGTGCCGAAAAGAATGCCCAGGGTCGCTCTAAAGGAATCATCAGTGCCAATATGGCTCTGAGTAAGGATGTCTTGAAAGACAAAGCTACCATAGCCTTAAATGCCAGTGACCTATTCAACTCCAGAAAACGAAAAATGGAAACCAATCTGCCAACGCAGAATTCCTATTCGGAAATGCAATGGAGACAACGCCAGATTACCTTGTCATTTACGTACCGTTTCAACAAACCGAAAACCGAACGGGAAAAACAAACCCGTAAGGAAACCGATAGTAACGGTGGCGAGGATTACATGGGAGGATAA
- a CDS encoding AMP-binding protein — MNNPTYTNVHNRFKLNGFQLDREDLCRVAYSFIKEGDDFEKPVGIFIRDWFDDKSTITLNSSGTTGKPKSFEVDKQAMVNSAIATGDFFDLSPGNKVLHCLPANYIAGKMMFVRGFILGLELDFVAPTSNPLDRNENEYDFVAMVPLQVQNSLDKLDKVKKLIVGGANLNQDLEEQLKELTKTIVYETYGMTETLTHIAAKKIGEDAFTVLPNITISQDDRQCVVISAPHISDEEIVTNDLIGLLSDNRFVWLGRVDNVVNSGGIKLIPEQIEEKLRTKIAGRFFLTGTADHDLGEKLVLVIEGPEYPIDASIFEDLGKYEKPKEIFFVRKFEETTSGKLRRKETLNMV; from the coding sequence ATGAATAATCCGACTTACACCAATGTGCATAACCGTTTTAAGCTGAATGGATTTCAGCTGGACAGGGAAGATTTATGCCGAGTTGCCTACAGCTTTATTAAAGAAGGTGATGATTTTGAAAAACCGGTCGGAATTTTTATCCGGGACTGGTTTGATGATAAAAGTACCATAACGCTTAACAGTTCCGGAACTACCGGAAAGCCGAAATCATTCGAGGTTGATAAACAGGCGATGGTTAATTCTGCGATTGCTACCGGAGATTTTTTTGACCTTAGCCCGGGTAATAAAGTGCTTCACTGCCTGCCTGCAAATTATATCGCAGGGAAGATGATGTTCGTGAGGGGATTTATTTTAGGTCTTGAATTGGATTTTGTTGCCCCAACATCTAACCCTTTGGATCGCAATGAAAATGAATATGATTTTGTTGCAATGGTGCCGCTACAGGTTCAAAATTCACTGGATAAACTGGACAAAGTAAAAAAACTGATTGTAGGGGGTGCCAATCTGAATCAGGATCTTGAAGAGCAACTCAAAGAACTCACCAAAACGATAGTGTATGAAACGTATGGCATGACGGAAACACTAACGCATATTGCGGCGAAGAAAATAGGGGAGGATGCGTTTACCGTATTACCCAATATTACTATTTCACAGGATGATCGACAATGTGTTGTAATCAGTGCGCCTCATATTAGCGACGAGGAAATTGTAACTAATGATCTGATAGGGCTGCTTTCAGACAATCGTTTTGTTTGGCTGGGGCGTGTGGATAATGTGGTCAATAGCGGAGGGATTAAACTGATTCCGGAACAGATTGAAGAAAAGTTACGTACTAAAATAGCCGGCCGATTTTTTCTGACAGGAACAGCAGATCATGATTTAGGCGAAAAATTAGTTCTGGTCATTGAAGGTCCGGAATATCCGATTGATGCCAGCATTTTTGAGGATCTTGGGAAATATGAAAAACCGAAAGAGATCTTTTTTGTTCGAAAATTTGAAGAAACTACCTCCGGAAAACTCCGTAGAAAAGAAACATTGAATATGGTATAA
- a CDS encoding CPBP family intramembrane glutamic endopeptidase, producing MFLSQAFRHQNELWKYAIGFIIIMVAYFIGQLPLTAAVLLKVFLEDAPMPTTNDEVFGFFTPNLTFFLMLLIFVFALAALYLVVKKLHKQPFLEVTTARKKVDWNRIFFSFSLWGAFTVITTVVAYYLNPGDYIVNFKLGPFLILSVIAIVLIPIQTSFEEYLFRGYLMQGFGMMARNKWVPLVLTSVIFGSMHLLNPEVEKMGYIILVYYIGTGFLLGILTLMDEGMELSLGFHAANNLFGALLVTADWTVFKTDSILRDIAEPTAGFDVLLPVCIVYPILLIIFSKKYNWTGWKEKLTGKLYPELKTENNEIAN from the coding sequence ATGTTTTTATCCCAGGCTTTTAGGCACCAAAACGAATTGTGGAAATATGCCATCGGTTTTATTATTATCATGGTAGCCTATTTTATAGGACAGCTTCCGCTCACTGCTGCGGTATTGCTAAAGGTATTTTTGGAGGATGCCCCGATGCCAACTACCAACGATGAGGTCTTCGGTTTTTTTACACCCAACCTTACTTTTTTCCTGATGCTCCTGATTTTTGTATTTGCGTTAGCAGCCCTCTACTTAGTAGTTAAAAAACTCCACAAACAGCCTTTTCTGGAGGTAACGACTGCCCGTAAAAAGGTGGATTGGAACCGCATTTTTTTCTCTTTCTCCCTCTGGGGTGCTTTTACGGTGATTACTACTGTTGTCGCGTATTACCTGAATCCCGGAGATTATATCGTAAATTTTAAACTGGGTCCCTTTTTGATCCTGAGTGTTATTGCCATAGTGCTTATTCCGATACAGACCAGCTTTGAAGAATATCTCTTCCGTGGTTATCTGATGCAGGGATTTGGCATGATGGCCCGTAATAAATGGGTACCTCTCGTGCTGACCTCTGTCATTTTTGGCTCCATGCACTTATTGAATCCGGAAGTCGAAAAAATGGGCTATATCATATTGGTCTATTATATTGGTACTGGGTTTCTGTTAGGAATACTGACACTAATGGACGAAGGAATGGAACTAAGTCTGGGTTTCCATGCGGCAAATAACCTTTTTGGAGCCCTGCTGGTTACCGCTGACTGGACTGTATTCAAAACCGATTCTATTTTGCGGGATATTGCAGAACCTACTGCGGGCTTTGATGTGCTATTGCCCGTATGCATCGTATATCCGATTCTTTTAATTATCTTTAGTAAGAAATACAACTGGACAGGATGGAAAGAAAAACTGACCGGGAAGTTATACCCGGAACTTAAAACTGAGAATAACGAAATTGCAAATTAA
- the arsC gene encoding arsenate reductase (glutaredoxin) (This arsenate reductase requires both glutathione and glutaredoxin to convert arsenate to arsenite, after which the efflux transporter formed by ArsA and ArsB can extrude the arsenite from the cell, providing resistance.) encodes MLKIYHNPRCGKSREGLALLEESGQPFEVVKYLDAPLNATELKDIIAILNINPIDLVRQKETIWIESYKGKELTDPEIIAAMVAHPKLIERPIVIKGNAGVIGRPPEKTSTFLQKA; translated from the coding sequence ATTCTGAAAATATACCATAATCCAAGATGTGGAAAATCAAGGGAAGGATTGGCACTGTTGGAAGAATCCGGACAGCCCTTTGAAGTCGTAAAGTACCTTGACGCACCGCTGAATGCTACCGAATTAAAAGATATAATAGCGATCCTTAACATTAACCCCATCGATCTCGTACGCCAGAAAGAAACGATATGGATTGAATCCTATAAAGGAAAGGAACTTACTGACCCTGAGATCATAGCCGCTATGGTAGCACATCCGAAGCTTATAGAACGTCCCATAGTGATTAAGGGGAATGCTGGAGTCATTGGAAGACCACCGGAAAAAACCAGTACTTTCCTGCAAAAGGCATGA